A window from Corynebacterium singulare encodes these proteins:
- the glnA gene encoding type I glutamate--ammonia ligase has protein sequence MSFETIQDVVKFIKEEDVKFVDIRFTDVPGAEHHFSIPADEFTEDAAAEGLAFDGSSIRGFTTIDESDMTLLPDPTTAFVDPFRTAKTLNIKFFVHDPFTLESFSRDPRNIARKAEEYLASTGIADTCNFGAEAEFYIFDSVRYGTEVHNGFYEVDTDEGWWNRGSETNFDGTPNTGFKTRVKGGYFPTAPVDKHGEVRDAMVQQLQKAGFAIERFHHEVGSGQNEINYRFDSLLHAADDIQTFKYIIKNTAEQYGKTVTFMPKPLAGDNGSGMHAHMSLWKDGQPLFHDEAGYAGLSDMARYYIGGILAHAPAVLAFTNPTLNSYHRLVPGFEAPINLVYSQRNRSAAIRIPITGSNPKAKRIEFRAPDPSGNPYLGFAAMMMAGLDGVKNRIEPHAPVDKDLYELPPAEAASIPQAPTSLEASLAALEEDNDFLTEGDVFSEDLIETYIEYKRENEITPSRLRPTPLEFEMYYDC, from the coding sequence GATGAGTTCACCGAGGACGCGGCCGCTGAGGGCCTCGCTTTCGATGGCTCCTCCATCCGCGGATTCACCACCATCGATGAGTCGGATATGACCCTCCTGCCGGATCCGACCACGGCTTTCGTGGATCCGTTCCGCACCGCGAAGACCCTGAACATTAAGTTCTTCGTCCACGATCCGTTTACTCTCGAGTCGTTCAGCCGCGACCCGCGCAACATCGCCCGCAAGGCCGAGGAGTACCTCGCTTCTACCGGTATCGCCGATACTTGCAACTTCGGCGCAGAGGCAGAGTTCTACATCTTTGACTCTGTTCGCTACGGCACTGAAGTGCACAACGGTTTCTACGAGGTGGACACCGATGAGGGCTGGTGGAACCGTGGTTCCGAGACCAACTTCGATGGCACCCCGAACACCGGTTTCAAGACTCGCGTGAAGGGCGGATACTTCCCCACCGCGCCCGTCGACAAGCACGGCGAAGTCCGCGATGCCATGGTGCAGCAGCTGCAGAAGGCCGGCTTCGCCATTGAACGTTTCCACCACGAGGTAGGCAGCGGCCAGAACGAGATCAACTACCGCTTCGACTCCTTGCTGCACGCGGCGGATGATATTCAAACCTTTAAGTACATCATCAAAAACACCGCTGAGCAGTACGGCAAGACCGTCACATTCATGCCGAAGCCGCTGGCTGGTGACAACGGTTCTGGTATGCATGCCCACATGTCCCTGTGGAAGGACGGCCAGCCGCTCTTCCACGATGAGGCTGGCTACGCTGGGCTGTCTGACATGGCCCGCTACTACATCGGCGGCATCTTGGCCCATGCACCGGCTGTTTTGGCGTTCACCAACCCAACGCTGAACTCCTACCACCGTCTGGTCCCAGGCTTCGAGGCCCCGATCAACCTGGTGTACTCGCAGCGTAACCGTTCTGCTGCTATCCGCATCCCGATTACCGGTTCCAACCCGAAGGCTAAGCGCATCGAGTTCCGTGCACCGGACCCGTCAGGTAACCCCTACCTGGGATTCGCTGCCATGATGATGGCCGGCCTGGACGGTGTGAAGAACCGCATCGAGCCGCATGCTCCGGTGGATAAGGACCTCTACGAGCTTCCGCCGGCAGAGGCTGCCTCCATCCCGCAGGCCCCGACCTCCCTGGAAGCTTCTCTCGCCGCGCTGGAGGAAGACAATGACTTCCTGACTGAGGGCGATGTCTTCTCCGAGGACCTCATCGAGACCTACATCGAGTACAAGCGCGAGAACGAAATCACGCCGTCGCGTCTGCGTCCGACTCCGCTCGAGTTTGAGATGTACTACGACTGCTAA